The genomic interval GAGCCATCACCCACAGCGTGGCCTCCGGATCCAGCTCCATCATCCGTGATGCGATGGCGTCGGAGGGCTGGGCAGCGATCGGCGTGGTGCACGCCGGGCAACGTGAGGTGCTGACGCGTGCGTACAAGACTCGCAGGAAGTCATGGATTTCCGTGATCGTCCCGACGGTACTGCGCGGATTGTTGCCCGTCGATTTCTGACTGATCGAAATCGATGGACTCAGTCCACTGACCAAATCCACATCCGGTTTGGGCATCTGCCCCATGAACTGTCGCGCGTAATTGCTCAACGACTCGACGTAGCGACGCTGGCCTTCCGCGTACAAGGTGTCAAACGCCAGAGAACTCTTGCCGCTACCGGAGACCCCGGAGAAGCAAATCAACTCGCCCCGTGGCAGCGAAAGATTGACATTGCGGAGATTGTGCTCACGAGCTCCTTTGACTTTGATTTCCGTTGTCGTCATTCGTCTTTGGCGTAGCTGGGGGCGGTCCGTCACTGGATGGGAGGGTGGTGCGTCGAAAGTCTGCCCAGCCGATTCAAGCTGCCCATACGTCCGAGTCGTCCACACACCGGTCATTGTGACGACCGATCAACGATTCGACGACCGGAGGCGACCAGATTCCCTCCGATTCGCCCCCACAGCGTCCGTGTCCGCCGCCTCAAGATTCGATATCATTCGTGTCCCGCATCCATTTCCCCCTGCTCTTGATGATGAGAATATCGATGGAATCCTGGCCAATTGGTGTGTTCGCGTCCGTGGACGCTGGTTTGGGCGTCGCCTGGGACGTGATCGAGCAACTCGGTGTCCCCACGATTCAGCTACACGCCCCCCACGGCGACAAACGCACACAGCAGACCGCTCAGACTCTCCGCAGCCAACTGGACGCCATGGGAGTCCAGTGCACGGCGGTTTTTGGAGGTTTTGACGGCGAAAGCTATGCGGATATCCCCACGGTCGTCCGCACCGTCGGGCTGGTCCCCCCAGAGACCCGCGAGAGCCGGTTGGCCGAAATGATGCAGATCTCGGATTTTGCTCACTGGCTCGGCTGCGATACCGTGGCATTGCATTTGGGATTCATCCCCCACGACCCGACAGACCCCGACTACGCCCCCATCGTGGACGTGACGCGACGACTGTGCGACCACTGCCAAAGCCACGGCCAGTTCTTACACCTGGAGACCGGTCAAGAAACCGCGGACGGCTTGCTGGAGTTCATCGCCCAAGTCGACCGAGAAAATCTGAAAATCAATTTCGATCCGGCCAACATGATCCTGTACGGCACGGGCGAACCAATCGAAGCTCTGCAGAGCGTGGCCGAGCACGTCCGCAGCATTCACTGCAAGGACGGCACCTGGAGCGATCACCCCGGAGACACCTGGGGCGCCGAAGTCCCCTTGGGTGAAGGCGACGTGAATATCCGCAAGTACCTCGAAACGTTGAAGGAAATCGGCTACACCGGTCCGCTGACCATCGAGCGCGAGATCCCTCAAGATCCCGAGCGACAAAAAGCAGAAATCAGTCACGCGATCCAACTACTGACGCAACTGAGGTCAGAAATCCTTTAGGATCCCAGGCCATTAGGAACCCAGACCGTGTTTCAAGAACGCGTCGTCCGCGAACAACGCGTCGACGTCTCTCTGTGACAAGGACTCGGCATTCTCTCCTCCTCCACTCACCTCGACGGCCGTTGCCTGACCAACCGCCGTCGCATGGTCCATGGCAAAGTCCGACGTGATGGACTCCTCTGCGATGCTCAACGAGCCGTCCGTTTCGATCACGTCCGTTGACGATTGCTCCTTGCGGACCGTCTCTACACGAACCGATTGAGCCGGCAGCGTCATCACCACCCGCTCACCTTCACCTCCGGCCAACAGCAACCGGGCGTCGCGTATTTCGTTGATGACCCCCAACGCATCCAAGGCAGAGAATCGGCCGTCATCGTTCTGGTCGTAGT from Stieleria varia carries:
- a CDS encoding sugar phosphate isomerase/epimerase family protein; the protein is MESWPIGVFASVDAGLGVAWDVIEQLGVPTIQLHAPHGDKRTQQTAQTLRSQLDAMGVQCTAVFGGFDGESYADIPTVVRTVGLVPPETRESRLAEMMQISDFAHWLGCDTVALHLGFIPHDPTDPDYAPIVDVTRRLCDHCQSHGQFLHLETGQETADGLLEFIAQVDRENLKINFDPANMILYGTGEPIEALQSVAEHVRSIHCKDGTWSDHPGDTWGAEVPLGEGDVNIRKYLETLKEIGYTGPLTIEREIPQDPERQKAEISHAIQLLTQLRSEIL